The stretch of DNA AATCATCATCTTCAGGGAGTTCTGATGGTAAATATTCATTTACATCGGTAATTGGGGCCGAAGCATTAACGATCCATTCTTTGTCATCAACCTCTTCAACAATCGGAGCTTCCTCATCATATTCATCCTGTATCTCTCCAACAAGCTCTTCTACAATATCTTCCAATGTAACCATACCAGCAGTGCCACCAAACTCATCCAACACAATAGCCATTATTGGTTTATTCTCTTGACGTAATTCAGTAAGCAACACACTAATTTTTTTTGATTCCGGTGTGTAAAGAGGAACTCTTAACATATCCTTCAAAACAATTGGCTGCTTTTTAGAAACCCGGGCTAAAATATCTTTAGCATGAAGAATACCTATAATATTATCAATTGTTTTATCATAAACCGGTAAGCGGGTATACCCTTCCTGAACAATTGTACTTATAGCGTCCTCAGGAGAAGTATTAATGTCTATAGCCTTAATTTGCGTCCTTGGAATCATGATGTTTTTCACAATTCTTTCCTGGAAATCAAATACATTTTGAATTAGATCATGCTCAGATTCTTCCAACGCACCGCTTTGTTTTCCCTGCTCAAGGATTAATTGAAGTTCTTCAGAACTGTGTGTTTCATGACTATGAGCCGGCTCAATGCCCATTCCTCTTAATATTAAATTGGCAAAGCCATTCAGCACCCAGATAACAGGTCTGAATACAATATAAAAGAAATGTAAAGGGTACGAAACGGCAATCGAGGTAGCAATTGGTCGTTGAATTGCAAATGATTTTGGCGCTAATTCTCCAAATACTATATGTAGAATTGTAATTACAGCAAATGCAATTGGAGCAGCAATCGTATGGCTTACCAGCTCAGGATTTGAAAACTGAACGTGAATCAAATCAAAGAATCCGATAATCAGTTTTGACATTGTTGATTCACCTTTCCAACCTAAACCTAAGCTGGCAAGAGTAATACCTAATTGAGTAGCTGCCAGATAGCCGTCCAGGTGACGGACGATGTGCTTAGCCATTTTTGCAGCTGCACTTCCTTCTTTTGCCTTAAGGTCTATTTGCGAAGAACGGACCTTCACTATTGCAAACTCTGCTGCAACGAAAAATCCGTTCAGAAATACCAGAAAGAGGATAACAACAATGTCAAATATCGTGACGGGGTCTGTCGCCATATATCTTAGTTCTTATTCCTAAAAGTTTTATCGTAAAGCTCAATCGCCTCATTAATCACCTTATAGGCATAACGTTTGCCTAAGAAATGCTCTACTTTTACGTTTTTTTGTTCTAATGCTTTGTAATCCTGGAAAAAGCGTGTGATTTCCTTTTCAGTGTGTGGAGGTAAATCCGAAATATCATTGATGTGGTTTACCGACATGTCATTATTAGCCACAGCAATGATTTTGTCATCACGCTCGTCGCCATCGATCATGTGCATAACACCAATAACTTTAGCCTCTATGATCGAAAGAGGGATCACCTCTTCTGAACATAGTACAAGAATATCTAACGGGTCATTATCGTCACAGTAGGTTTGTGGTATAAAGCCATAGTTAGCAGGATACATAACTGATGAGAATAACACTCTGTCCAATTTTAGCAGACCTGTTTTCTTATCTACTTCATATTTAGCTTTAGATCCTTTAGGGATCTCAATAATTGCATTTACAATTTCCGGACGCTTATCTCCCGGTTCTACCGAATGCCACGGATCAACTCCCATCTTATATTTATTTATTTAAGTTTTATTTAACGTTCGACTTTTAATCACAGTTTATGTAAAATATAACCTATCTGTATGAACACTAGTTCATGAGATACACTACACTTCTGTTTCGGCTTTTTTTGAGCTTGCTTTAGATTTAAGATATCCTAATACCACCGGGACTGTTGTAACAACCACAATTCCGATAACAATGATTTCTAAGTGATCACCAAGCCAAGGAAATGCCATTCCTAAAAAGTAACCGCCCAATACCATGGAAACAACCCAAGCTACGCACCCTACAACATTGTAAAATGCAAACTTTTTTGAATCCATTTGAACAATTCCTGCAACAATCGGAGCAAATGTACGAATGATTGGTAAGAAACGAGCAATTACAATCATACCAGCACCCTTTTTCTCGTAGAAATCCTTAGCTGCTTGTAAATGTTTTTGCTTAAAGAAAAAAGTGTCTTTCTTTTTAAAGAGTGTCGGACCGGCTTTTCTTCCAAACCAATATCCAACAGTATTACCAATAATACCCGCTAAAATCACCCCTAATACTACCACAGCAACACCTACTTCGAGTCCATCCATAACTCTCATAGGATGTTTTGCCAAGTGCATTCCGGTAATAAAAAGTAAACTGTCTCCGGGAAGGAAAAAGCCGACAAACAGTCCGGTTTCGGCAAATACGATAAATAACAATAACCAAAAAGCTATTGGCTGACTAAGAATCCACGTGGGATTCATAATATGTTGAAAAAACTCTATTATTTCCTGCATGATAAATTGTAGGTACGCTTTCGTTTATAAAAGTAAGGCTTTAGCTAAGCACCTACAAAATATTTGTGATGAAGCCTGGAGCAATACCAAGCAGAATAGTGATCAACAAGCAAAGCATCAAAACAAACTGATATGAGTTGTTTAGTCGAATGGTTGTTGCATTCGCTTGAGGCTCTCTTAAGTACATTGCGATAATTACACGGAAGTAATAATACACACCTACCGCCGCCATTAATACAGCAATAGCAACAAGCCATGTATAGTGTAACGAAATTGCAAGTCCAAAAGTATAGAATTTACCAAAGAATCCAGCAGTTAAAGGAATACCTGCTAAAGAGCACATGGCAACGGTCATAATAAACGCCAATACCGGGTTAGTCCGACCCAAACCGTTAAAAGCTGATATATCATCCGAACCTGTTTGTGATTTAACAGCAATTAAAACTCCGAAAGAAGCTACAGAGGCAATTGAATAGGCAATAGAATAAATTAATACTGCGCTTGCAGAAGCATCAGCTAATGTCATAATAGCAATCAACATATAGCCAGCGTGCGAAATACTTGAGTAGGCCAACATGCGTTTAACATTCTGCTGATAAGCCGCCGTGATATTACCAACCAATAAGGTAAGAACAATAATAACAGCGAAAGTAACCGTCCAGATAGGAGATACTGATGAAAAGGCAAGACTGAACAGACGCAAGAATGCAGCAAATCCCGCAGTCTTTACAACTGTTGACATAAACGTAGTTATCAATGTTGGAGAACCTTGATACACGTCTGGTGTCCAGAAATGAAAAGGAGCAGCACCAACTTTAAAGGTCATCGCAATCAACATAAAGATTACACCGGTATAGAACAACACAGGTTCTTGCGCTGCGCTACCTGCAATCTGGCTTAAATTAAAGCTACCAGTGGCTCCATAGATTAATGCAATACCAAACAATAAAATACCTGTGGTAAATGCACCCATCAATAGATACTTTAATGCGGCCTCATTTGATGCAAGGCTAGTCTTTTTAATACCTGCCATAATGTACATACTTACCGATAAGATCTCAATTCCGATAAATAGCATTGACATGTTTTGGAAAGATACCATTACAATTCCTCCCAACAACGCGAAAAGTAAAATCGTATAATATTCAGCAACATTATCGCTGATCTTTTCAAAATAATTTACTGATAACAAGAATATCAGTATAGTGGTAACAATTAAAACAACACTAAAAGCGATTGCATAATTGTTGAACAACACCATATCGTTAAAATAAGATTTGTTGGTGCCCCACTCACAAATAAGAGAACCTGCTGCCCCCAACAGTCCCAATACCGAAACCGGCATTAAAGCGCTTTTAGCCTTATACAAGCCAAGGAAAAGAACTACGATTGCGGTAATTGCTATAATGATAATTGATGCCATTCTTTGTTTACAAACTTCTTACTACAATATTTTACTATTAATGAACAGACTAAAAGCCTATTGCATTTTTAATCTTATAATCTCTAACAGATTGTTTACAGATGCTTCGGAAATATGAAGAATATATTTTGGCTGGAAACCGAAATATATCACCATTGCACAGATAACGTACAGCACGATTTTCTCAGAACCAATTAAATCTGTCACGTTAGCAGTTGTGCTATTAGCTGGACCTAACATTACATTTTGGTACATTCTGAACATATATACAGCACCAAAAATAATCGTTAAACCTGCCACTGCTGCATACCATACATTATACTCGTATACACTGTTTAATAATAAGAACTCACCCACAAAACCGTTTGTTAACGGAAGTGCAACTGCTCCTAATATGATTATTAAGAATGTCGCAGCCAATTGCGGTGCCGATGAGGCGATACCTCCTAATAAATAATTCTCTCTTGCTTTGGTTCGATCAAAGATGATTTCAACAATGAAGAAAAGACCAACCACATTGATACCGTGACTCACCATCTGAATCATTGCTCCTTGCATTCCTTGAACGTTTCCTGTAAAAAGACCAGCTGATATTAAACCAACGTGTGCAATTGAAGAATAAGCAATCAGACGTTTAATATCTTTTTGGGTGAAAGCAATAATTGAGGCATATACGACACCAATAATTGAAAGGATCAATGCTGTTTTTCCCCATTCCATAACTCCTAATGGAAGCACAGGAAGTAACCAACGCATAACCCCATAAACCCCCATCTTCAACATAATACCTGAAAGTAACATCGTACCAATTGTTGGAGCGGTAGTATACGTGTCGGGCTGCCAAGTGTGAAATGGAAATACAGGCATCTTAATCGCAAATGCTAAAAAAAAGCACCAGAATAACCATGATTGTGAACCTCTGTCTGCAGCAACCTGATAAAACTGGTTAATGTCAAACGAGTGAATATATTGTGCAGTTCCAGGAGTATGTAAATACAAATAGATAATACCTATCAGCATAAACAAACTTCCGAACATGGTATACACAAAGAATTTGAAGGTAACGCGGATACGATCTTCGCCACCCCAGATTGCCGAAATAAAGTAGATTGGAATCAAAGCTGCTTCCCAAGCTACATAAAACAAGAAGGCATCTAAAGAAGTAAATACGCCAATTAAACCAGCTTGCATAAACAACACTAAAGCATATAATGCATGTGGTTTGCGGAATTCTTTACGGAAAGAAGAAAGAATGATTAATGGAGTTAAAACAGTTGTTAATAATATCAGTAACAAACTGATACCATCCATACCAACTTTAAAGTGAATTCCTAATGAGTCTACCCAAGTTTTATCGTAAATAAACTGAGAATCAGGATTAGTATAATCAAACTTTGATAATGCAATGATTGATAAACCTAATTCAACTAATGAAAACAAGAGGGCGAGTTTCTTAACCTGTTCGCCACGCACCTGAGAAACAATCACAGATGCCAGGATAGGAAATAGAACTAATAATGCAGTTATATATGTAATCATCTCTCCCTAAAAAATCAAAAAGTTAAATACAAGAATTAAAATAATACCAACCACCATCATAAACAGATAGCTGCCGATGTTGCCGGTTTGTATCAAACGTATCTTATCAGCACCCCATTGAGTAAGCTGTCCAAAGCCATTTACAACACCATCTATCACGGATTTATCAACAATTCGATAGAATAATTGAGATAAATTATCAAGCGGACGGGTAAACACAGCATTATAAATCTCATCAACATAGAACTTATTGTATGAAGCTTTCTCAATGCCTACACGACGAGCAATATCGGCAGCAGGAATAGTAGCTTTCTTAACATAAACGAAGTAAGCATATAAAATTGAGATTACCACTCCTAATACAGAAGCCGCTATTAAGGCATACTCTGTTGAATGTGATAAATGCCCAT from Solitalea canadensis DSM 3403 encodes:
- a CDS encoding hemolysin family protein, yielding MATDPVTIFDIVVILFLVFLNGFFVAAEFAIVKVRSSQIDLKAKEGSAAAKMAKHIVRHLDGYLAATQLGITLASLGLGWKGESTMSKLIIGFFDLIHVQFSNPELVSHTIAAPIAFAVITILHIVFGELAPKSFAIQRPIATSIAVSYPLHFFYIVFRPVIWVLNGFANLILRGMGIEPAHSHETHSSEELQLILEQGKQSGALEESEHDLIQNVFDFQERIVKNIMIPRTQIKAIDINTSPEDAISTIVQEGYTRLPVYDKTIDNIIGILHAKDILARVSKKQPIVLKDMLRVPLYTPESKKISVLLTELRQENKPIMAIVLDEFGGTAGMVTLEDIVEELVGEIQDEYDEEAPIVEEVDDKEWIVNASAPITDVNEYLPSELPEDDDYDSVAGLMNVIFERIPDVGDSMDAYGYNFTILKKSNRMIESVRMVMLSQEPGEPEV
- a CDS encoding inorganic diphosphatase; this translates as MGVDPWHSVEPGDKRPEIVNAIIEIPKGSKAKYEVDKKTGLLKLDRVLFSSVMYPANYGFIPQTYCDDNDPLDILVLCSEEVIPLSIIEAKVIGVMHMIDGDERDDKIIAVANNDMSVNHINDISDLPPHTEKEITRFFQDYKALEQKNVKVEHFLGKRYAYKVINEAIELYDKTFRNKN
- a CDS encoding DedA family protein; the encoded protein is MQEIIEFFQHIMNPTWILSQPIAFWLLLFIVFAETGLFVGFFLPGDSLLFITGMHLAKHPMRVMDGLEVGVAVVVLGVILAGIIGNTVGYWFGRKAGPTLFKKKDTFFFKQKHLQAAKDFYEKKGAGMIVIARFLPIIRTFAPIVAGIVQMDSKKFAFYNVVGCVAWVVSMVLGGYFLGMAFPWLGDHLEIIVIGIVVVTTVPVVLGYLKSKASSKKAETEV
- a CDS encoding NADH-quinone oxidoreductase subunit N, coding for MASIIIIAITAIVVLFLGLYKAKSALMPVSVLGLLGAAGSLICEWGTNKSYFNDMVLFNNYAIAFSVVLIVTTILIFLLSVNYFEKISDNVAEYYTILLFALLGGIVMVSFQNMSMLFIGIEILSVSMYIMAGIKKTSLASNEAALKYLLMGAFTTGILLFGIALIYGATGSFNLSQIAGSAAQEPVLFYTGVIFMLIAMTFKVGAAPFHFWTPDVYQGSPTLITTFMSTVVKTAGFAAFLRLFSLAFSSVSPIWTVTFAVIIVLTLLVGNITAAYQQNVKRMLAYSSISHAGYMLIAIMTLADASASAVLIYSIAYSIASVASFGVLIAVKSQTGSDDISAFNGLGRTNPVLAFIMTVAMCSLAGIPLTAGFFGKFYTFGLAISLHYTWLVAIAVLMAAVGVYYYFRVIIAMYLREPQANATTIRLNNSYQFVLMLCLLITILLGIAPGFITNIL
- a CDS encoding complex I subunit 4 family protein; protein product: MITYITALLVLFPILASVIVSQVRGEQVKKLALLFSLVELGLSIIALSKFDYTNPDSQFIYDKTWVDSLGIHFKVGMDGISLLLILLTTVLTPLIILSSFRKEFRKPHALYALVLFMQAGLIGVFTSLDAFLFYVAWEAALIPIYFISAIWGGEDRIRVTFKFFVYTMFGSLFMLIGIIYLYLHTPGTAQYIHSFDINQFYQVAADRGSQSWLFWCFFLAFAIKMPVFPFHTWQPDTYTTAPTIGTMLLSGIMLKMGVYGVMRWLLPVLPLGVMEWGKTALILSIIGVVYASIIAFTQKDIKRLIAYSSIAHVGLISAGLFTGNVQGMQGAMIQMVSHGINVVGLFFIVEIIFDRTKARENYLLGGIASSAPQLAATFLIIILGAVALPLTNGFVGEFLLLNSVYEYNVWYAAVAGLTIIFGAVYMFRMYQNVMLGPANSTTANVTDLIGSEKIVLYVICAMVIYFGFQPKYILHISEASVNNLLEIIRLKMQ